One stretch of Sphingomonas rosea DNA includes these proteins:
- a CDS encoding ZIP family zinc transporter, translated as MPIALQAGLWGLLSGSALVIGAVIGWFVPLGRRVIAAIMAFGAGVLISALSFELIDEAWKQGGFLPVAGGFLGGALVYTGANWLLAHRGARHRKRSVPEKREKQAANNPENGAALALGALLDGIPESIVIGVSLLAGKGIGLVAVIAVFLSNIPEGLSSAAGMKHEGKKAGHVFGMWALIALASGIAATIGYLAFDGVPPAGVASVMAVAAGAILAMIVDTMVPEAFEGTHDFAGLIAVSGFLAAFALSRLA; from the coding sequence ATGCCCATCGCACTCCAAGCCGGCCTGTGGGGCCTTCTTTCGGGCTCGGCCCTCGTCATCGGGGCGGTGATCGGCTGGTTCGTGCCGCTCGGCCGCCGCGTGATCGCCGCGATCATGGCGTTCGGCGCGGGCGTGCTCATCTCGGCGCTGTCGTTCGAGCTGATCGACGAGGCCTGGAAGCAGGGCGGCTTCCTGCCGGTCGCGGGCGGATTCCTCGGCGGGGCGCTCGTCTATACCGGCGCCAACTGGCTCCTAGCCCACCGCGGCGCGCGCCACCGCAAGCGGAGCGTGCCCGAGAAACGCGAGAAGCAGGCCGCGAACAATCCCGAAAACGGCGCGGCCCTCGCGCTCGGTGCGCTCCTCGACGGCATCCCCGAAAGCATCGTCATCGGGGTGAGCCTGCTCGCCGGGAAAGGCATCGGCCTCGTCGCGGTGATCGCGGTCTTCCTGTCGAACATCCCCGAAGGCCTGTCGAGCGCGGCGGGGATGAAGCATGAAGGCAAGAAAGCCGGCCATGTCTTTGGAATGTGGGCACTGATCGCGCTCGCCTCGGGCATCGCCGCGACCATCGGCTACCTCGCCTTCGACGGCGTTCCGCCCGCGGGCGTCGCCTCCGTCATGGCGGTGGCGGCGGGCGCGATCCTGGCGATGATCGTCGATACCATGGTCCCCGAAGCCTTCGAGGGGACGCATGATTTCGCCGGCCTGATCGCGGTCAGCGGCTTCCTTGCCGCCTTCGCGCTAAGCCGGCTGGCCTGA
- a CDS encoding ribonuclease HII yields the protein MARPCFKLEKDHPLPLAGVDEAGCAPLAGPVVAAAVILDRDRFPRGIDDSKKLPLEAREAIHAKLMVQARCGVGIVTNEEIDAINIYWARMLAMTRAVEALGIDPAFVLVDGNRCPRWDRPSRAIIAGDAKCRSIAAASIVAKVTRDRIMAAHAETYPGYGWERNRGYPTPDHRRALQELGPTPLHRTTFGLVREVLAERAQPRFAFAAE from the coding sequence ATGGCCCGCCCTTGCTTCAAGCTCGAAAAGGATCACCCGCTGCCGCTGGCCGGGGTCGACGAGGCGGGCTGCGCGCCGCTGGCGGGGCCGGTGGTGGCCGCCGCGGTCATCCTCGACCGGGACCGCTTTCCCCGCGGGATCGACGATTCGAAGAAGCTGCCGCTCGAGGCGCGCGAGGCGATCCACGCCAAGCTGATGGTCCAGGCGCGCTGCGGGGTGGGGATCGTCACCAACGAAGAGATCGACGCGATCAACATCTACTGGGCGCGGATGCTGGCGATGACGCGCGCGGTCGAGGCGCTCGGCATCGACCCAGCCTTCGTGCTGGTCGACGGCAATCGCTGCCCGCGCTGGGACCGGCCGAGCAGGGCGATCATCGCGGGTGACGCCAAGTGCCGCTCGATCGCCGCCGCCTCGATCGTCGCCAAGGTCACGCGTGACCGGATCATGGCCGCGCATGCCGAGACCTATCCGGGCTATGGCTGGGAGCGCAACCGCGGCTACCCGACCCCCGACCATCGCCGGGCCTTGCAGGAGCTGGGGCCGACGCCGCTCCATCGGACGACCTTCGGGCTGGTCCGCGAGGTGCTCGCCGAGCGTGCGCAGCCGCGCTTCGCTTTCGCCGCCGAATAG
- a CDS encoding site-specific DNA-methyltransferase, protein MDADPSGRIIAGDCIEAMRALPAKSVDLVFADPPYNLQLGGDLFRPEGGRVDAVDNDWDHFDSLAEYDRFTRAWLTEARRVLKDDGAIWVIGSYHNIFRVGAALQDLGYWILNDIVWRKSNPMPNFRGTRFTNAHETLLWCSKSQDSKYTFNYRAMKALNDDLQMRSDWVLPICSGGERLKGGDGQKAHPTQKPESLLYRVLLACTEPGDTVLDPFFGTGTTGAVAKRLGRHWIGIEREPDYIAAATARIAATLPLDESGLETIPEKRSQPRVAFGLLVESGMVPPGTVLMDAKRRWKAAVRADGSLSCGPHAGSIHKVGAGLNNAPSCNGWTFWHVEQRGRLVPIDALRQEHLASLS, encoded by the coding sequence ATGGATGCCGACCCGTCGGGGCGGATCATCGCGGGCGACTGCATCGAGGCGATGCGCGCCCTTCCGGCCAAGAGCGTCGACCTCGTCTTCGCCGACCCGCCTTACAACCTGCAGCTGGGCGGCGACCTGTTCCGGCCCGAGGGCGGGCGCGTCGATGCGGTCGACAACGACTGGGACCATTTCGACAGCCTTGCCGAATATGACCGCTTCACCCGCGCCTGGCTGACCGAGGCGCGCCGGGTGCTCAAGGACGATGGCGCGATCTGGGTGATCGGCAGCTATCACAATATCTTCCGCGTGGGCGCCGCGTTGCAGGACCTCGGCTACTGGATCCTCAACGACATCGTCTGGCGCAAGTCGAACCCGATGCCCAATTTCCGCGGCACGCGCTTCACCAATGCGCACGAGACCCTGCTGTGGTGCTCGAAGAGCCAGGACAGCAAATACACCTTCAACTACCGCGCGATGAAGGCGCTCAACGACGACCTCCAGATGCGCTCCGACTGGGTGCTGCCGATCTGTTCGGGCGGTGAGCGGCTGAAGGGCGGGGACGGGCAGAAGGCGCATCCGACGCAGAAGCCCGAGAGCCTGCTCTACCGCGTGCTGCTCGCCTGCACCGAACCCGGCGACACCGTGCTCGATCCCTTCTTCGGCACCGGCACCACCGGCGCGGTTGCGAAAAGGCTTGGCCGCCACTGGATCGGGATCGAGCGCGAGCCCGATTACATCGCCGCAGCCACCGCCCGCATCGCCGCGACGTTGCCGTTGGACGAGAGCGGGTTGGAGACGATTCCCGAGAAGCGCTCGCAGCCGCGCGTCGCCTTCGGCCTGCTGGTCGAAAGCGGGATGGTCCCGCCCGGAACGGTGCTGATGGACGCCAAGCGCCGCTGGAAGGCCGCGGTGCGCGCCGACGGATCGCTGTCGTGCGGGCCGCATGCGGGGTCGATCCACAAGGTCGGCGCAGGATTGAACAATGCGCCGTCGTGCAACGGCTGGACCTTCTGGCATGTCGAGCAGCGCGGGCGGCTGGTGCCGATCGACGCGCTTCGGCAGGAGCATCTGGCATCACTGAGCTGA
- the folP gene encoding dihydropteroate synthase, producing MTFRTILRPTAFVDAPFGYDGQVARLAGTMCWFSGVELLHVEGDGRVTGELVPVSRIEDHLRDDVMAASWAAITGTRPPLQLGGRTIRLDQPQVMAILNATPDSFSDGGQGASAEDGFAASEAGAAILDVGGESTRPGAKPVWEGDEIGRVEPLVKALALSGAAVSIDTRKAIVMEAALAAGAALVNDVSALTWDHRAAEVVAKAGVPVVLMHHQGKPETMQDSPDYPRGALVEVYFWLEDAIARAVDAGIARKNIIVDPGIGFGKSVAHNLELMNGLAALHGLGCPLLVGASRKRTIGALHNEAPADRRLGGSVMLATKAAEQGAHLVRVHDVFETVQALRVWRGLRDQALTPRR from the coding sequence ATGACTTTCCGCACGATCCTCCGCCCGACCGCATTCGTCGATGCGCCCTTCGGCTACGACGGGCAGGTCGCGCGGCTGGCCGGGACGATGTGCTGGTTCTCGGGCGTCGAACTGCTCCACGTCGAGGGCGATGGGCGGGTGACGGGCGAACTCGTTCCGGTGAGCCGGATCGAGGATCATCTGCGCGATGACGTCATGGCGGCGAGCTGGGCAGCCATCACGGGCACCCGACCGCCGCTGCAGCTCGGGGGCCGCACGATCCGGCTCGACCAGCCGCAGGTGATGGCGATTCTCAATGCGACCCCCGACAGCTTCTCGGATGGCGGGCAGGGGGCGAGCGCCGAAGACGGTTTTGCCGCGAGCGAGGCGGGGGCGGCAATCCTCGACGTCGGCGGCGAAAGCACGCGGCCCGGCGCCAAGCCCGTCTGGGAAGGCGACGAGATCGGGCGGGTCGAGCCGCTGGTCAAGGCGTTGGCGCTGAGCGGCGCGGCGGTCTCGATCGACACCCGCAAAGCAATCGTCATGGAAGCCGCGCTGGCCGCCGGCGCGGCGCTGGTGAACGACGTTTCCGCGCTCACCTGGGACCATCGCGCGGCCGAGGTGGTGGCGAAGGCGGGGGTTCCGGTCGTGCTGATGCACCACCAGGGCAAGCCCGAGACGATGCAGGACAGCCCCGACTATCCGCGCGGCGCGCTGGTCGAGGTCTATTTCTGGCTGGAGGACGCGATTGCGCGGGCGGTGGACGCGGGGATCGCACGCAAGAACATCATCGTCGATCCGGGCATCGGTTTCGGCAAGAGCGTGGCGCACAATCTCGAGCTGATGAACGGGCTCGCCGCGCTGCACGGGCTGGGCTGCCCTTTGCTGGTGGGCGCAAGCCGCAAGCGGACCATCGGCGCGCTCCACAACGAGGCGCCGGCCGACCGGCGGCTGGGCGGGAGCGTCATGCTCGCGACCAAGGCGGCGGAGCAGGGCGCGCATCTCGTCCGGGTCCACGATGTGTTCGAGACCGTCCAGGCCCTGCGCGTGTGGCGCGGCCTTCGCGATCAGGCACTTACGCCGCGTCGTTGA
- a CDS encoding SDR family NAD(P)-dependent oxidoreductase, whose protein sequence is MNFAGTTILVTGAASGIGLATARHLADLGAGKLILMDRNGEALAGLSLRCETRLLVGDVADEALWADAELGPLDHAVLNAGVTGAGAIADLPFAEWRRVLSVNLDGLFLSLRASLHAIREGGSIVVTASASGLKATRNVAAYGASKAAAIQLTKVAALEAAERRVRVNAIAPGGVETAMWETQDWFRDLAGTHGREGAYRAIAEGGTPLGRFARPEEIAAQIAFLLSNEASGTMTGTVLVSDGGYLAG, encoded by the coding sequence ATGAATTTCGCCGGCACCACCATCCTCGTCACCGGCGCCGCCTCGGGCATTGGCCTTGCGACCGCACGGCACCTCGCCGACCTCGGCGCGGGCAAGCTCATCCTGATGGACCGCAACGGCGAGGCGCTCGCCGGCCTTTCCTTGCGCTGCGAGACACGGCTGCTCGTCGGCGACGTGGCGGACGAGGCGCTGTGGGCCGACGCCGAGCTCGGCCCCCTCGACCACGCCGTCCTCAACGCCGGCGTCACCGGTGCGGGCGCCATCGCGGACCTGCCTTTCGCCGAATGGCGGCGGGTGTTGTCGGTCAATCTCGACGGCCTGTTCCTGTCGCTCCGGGCCAGCCTCCACGCCATCCGCGAAGGCGGGTCGATCGTCGTCACCGCGTCGGCCTCGGGCCTCAAGGCGACCAGGAACGTCGCGGCCTATGGCGCGTCGAAGGCCGCCGCGATCCAGCTGACCAAGGTCGCCGCGCTCGAAGCCGCCGAGCGCCGGGTCCGGGTCAACGCCATCGCGCCCGGCGGGGTCGAAACCGCGATGTGGGAAACGCAGGACTGGTTCCGCGACCTCGCCGGCACCCACGGCCGCGAGGGCGCCTACCGCGCCATCGCCGAAGGCGGGACCCCGCTCGGCCGCTTCGCCCGCCCGGAAGAGATCGCCGCGCAGATCGCCTTCCTGCTGTCGAACGAGGCGAGCGGAACGATGACCGGAACGGTCCTGGTCAGCGACGGCGGCTACCTTGCCGGCTGA
- a CDS encoding phosphodiester glycosidase family protein, producing the protein MHNALLFLVLLLTACKRPETTAAAAAVEGPCRSVMFEGERFTICRDPAARLELHVAGRDGRPYRSFAALEQVLGKRAASVRFAMNAGMFDVDGNPIGLAIAGGQPLKALNTRIKGGGNFHLQPNGVFLVHADGKAEIVTTPAYTAAPDIALATQSGPMLVIAGQVNPRFSPDGTSRYVRNGVGIGPDGVPVFAISDGAVSFGKFARLFRDELKTRDALYLDGSVSSLWDPANGRMDSFSGLGPMIVAFGERAP; encoded by the coding sequence ATGCACAACGCCCTGCTGTTCCTCGTGCTGCTGCTGACCGCCTGCAAGCGTCCCGAGACCACGGCCGCCGCCGCCGCGGTCGAAGGCCCCTGCCGCTCGGTCATGTTCGAGGGCGAGCGCTTCACCATCTGCCGCGATCCCGCTGCCCGGCTCGAACTGCATGTCGCAGGCCGTGACGGCCGCCCCTATCGCAGCTTCGCCGCGCTCGAGCAGGTGCTCGGAAAGCGCGCCGCCAGCGTCCGCTTCGCGATGAACGCGGGAATGTTCGACGTCGACGGCAATCCCATCGGCCTCGCCATCGCCGGCGGGCAGCCCCTCAAGGCCCTCAACACGCGGATCAAGGGCGGCGGCAATTTCCATCTCCAGCCCAATGGCGTCTTCCTCGTTCACGCGGACGGCAAGGCCGAGATCGTCACCACGCCGGCCTATACCGCCGCGCCCGACATCGCGCTGGCGACCCAGAGCGGGCCGATGCTGGTGATCGCCGGGCAGGTGAACCCGCGTTTCTCCCCCGACGGCACGTCCCGCTACGTTCGCAACGGGGTCGGCATCGGCCCCGACGGCGTGCCGGTCTTCGCGATCAGCGACGGCGCGGTCAGCTTCGGCAAGTTCGCCCGCCTGTTCCGCGACGAACTGAAGACCCGCGACGCACTCTATCTCGACGGCAGCGTCAGCAGCCTGTGGGACCCGGCGAACGGACGCATGGACAGCTTCTCCGGGCTTGGCCCGATGATCGTCGCCTTTGGGGAACGCGCACCATGA
- a CDS encoding sigma-54 dependent transcriptional regulator: protein MRADTIRFLLLVDADPAERRLVAATATRAGWNTLGSPTVTEATELLGGPNGHEIRAVLIGRWDPVAGPAMVRALRADRPGLPILVLAENGSVGQAVEAMRAGASDFLVRPVAPERLMEALAVNADRRRAAGELAPLSEKLAPTLSLDELVGAAPEFRSALAVAAKAARSRLPLLIVGEAGTGKETIARAVHSASPRARGPFVALDCRAIPANIIDSELFGHVAGAFPGAFAERVGKLVEADGGTLLLDEVADLPPATQRALDRVLATGEVRPVGCNGSNSVDVRVIATASKPLPDNFDPGLAERLGGTVVTMPGLRERSGDIPALARHILARHTGQPGIRPLSIGEDALGVLMGYGWPGNVRQLSNVLFRAALQCQGAALTAEDFPHIALQSRFSNRASDGARDIGQAAASAALANAPSITLWRSDGHLRSMEEIEADLIRLAIGHYRGKMTEVARRLGIGRSTLYRKLAELGIDTGP, encoded by the coding sequence GTGCGCGCCGATACGATCCGATTCCTGCTGCTGGTCGATGCCGACCCCGCCGAGCGCCGCCTTGTCGCGGCCACCGCGACGCGCGCCGGCTGGAACACGCTCGGGTCGCCCACCGTCACCGAAGCCACCGAATTGCTCGGCGGCCCCAACGGCCACGAGATCCGGGCGGTGCTGATCGGCCGCTGGGACCCGGTCGCGGGCCCCGCGATGGTCCGCGCGCTCCGCGCCGATCGCCCGGGCCTGCCGATCCTCGTCCTCGCCGAAAACGGGTCGGTCGGCCAGGCGGTCGAGGCGATGCGCGCCGGCGCGTCCGACTTCCTCGTCCGCCCCGTCGCCCCCGAACGGCTGATGGAAGCGCTCGCGGTCAATGCCGACCGTCGCCGCGCCGCGGGCGAACTCGCGCCCTTGTCCGAGAAGCTCGCGCCCACCCTCAGCCTCGACGAGCTGGTCGGCGCCGCCCCCGAATTCCGCTCCGCGCTCGCCGTCGCCGCCAAGGCCGCGCGCAGCCGCCTCCCCCTGCTCATCGTCGGCGAGGCCGGCACCGGCAAGGAAACCATCGCCCGTGCCGTCCACAGTGCCTCCCCGCGCGCCCGCGGCCCGTTCGTCGCGCTCGACTGCCGCGCAATTCCCGCCAACATCATCGACAGCGAATTGTTCGGCCACGTCGCGGGCGCTTTCCCGGGTGCCTTCGCCGAGCGCGTCGGCAAGCTGGTCGAGGCCGATGGCGGCACCCTCCTGCTTGACGAGGTCGCCGATCTGCCCCCCGCGACCCAGCGCGCATTGGACCGCGTGCTCGCCACCGGCGAGGTTCGCCCGGTCGGGTGCAACGGCTCGAACAGCGTCGACGTGCGCGTCATCGCCACCGCGTCCAAGCCGCTGCCCGACAATTTCGACCCCGGTCTCGCCGAACGGCTCGGCGGCACCGTCGTCACCATGCCGGGGCTGCGCGAACGATCGGGCGACATTCCCGCGCTCGCCCGCCACATCCTTGCCCGCCACACCGGCCAGCCCGGTATCCGCCCGCTGTCGATCGGCGAGGACGCGCTTGGCGTCCTGATGGGCTACGGCTGGCCCGGCAACGTCCGCCAATTGTCGAACGTCCTCTTCCGGGCCGCGCTCCAGTGCCAGGGCGCCGCGCTGACCGCCGAGGACTTCCCGCACATCGCGCTTCAGTCGCGCTTCTCGAACCGCGCGAGCGACGGCGCCCGCGACATCGGGCAGGCCGCCGCCTCGGCCGCGCTCGCCAATGCGCCCTCGATCACCCTGTGGCGGAGCGACGGCCACCTGCGAAGCATGGAGGAGATCGAGGCCGACCTCATCCGCCTCGCCATCGGCCATTATCGCGGCAAGATGACCGAGGTCGCCCGCCGCCTCGGGATCGGCCGCTCGACCCTTTACCGCAAGCTTGCCGAACTCGGGATCGACACGGGCCCCTGA
- a CDS encoding Re/Si-specific NAD(P)(+) transhydrogenase subunit alpha has protein sequence MKVAVLAETAPGETRVAAIPETVKKLAGLGAEVAVEAGAGRSAGVSDEDYAAAGATLASRAEVLQGADLILTVSAPEAAALAGAGQGATLVGLMDPFARRDAVAGYAGAGLEALAMEWMPRITRAQSMDVLSSQSNLAGYKAVIDAAAAYGRAFPMMMTAAGTVSPARVFVMGVGVAGLQAIATARRLGAQVSATDVRSATREQIQSLGAKAIFVEGVAGIEGEGQGGYAGETSEEYRKAQAELVSSHLAKQDIVVTTALIPGKPAPRLISDAQVATMRPGSVIVDLAAGAGGNVEGCVAGESVTRHGVTIIGATNLARSLPADSSALYARNLFNFLSAFWDKEQGKPVLPDEDEIVKGIRLTRGGKIVSERLA, from the coding sequence TTGAAGGTCGCGGTCCTCGCCGAGACGGCGCCGGGCGAAACCCGCGTCGCCGCCATTCCCGAAACGGTCAAGAAGCTCGCCGGCCTCGGGGCCGAGGTGGCGGTCGAGGCCGGGGCGGGGCGCTCCGCCGGAGTGTCGGACGAGGATTATGCGGCCGCGGGCGCGACTCTGGCCTCGCGGGCCGAGGTGCTTCAGGGCGCCGACCTCATCCTGACGGTGAGCGCCCCCGAAGCGGCGGCACTGGCCGGCGCGGGGCAGGGCGCGACGCTCGTCGGGCTGATGGATCCGTTCGCTCGCCGTGATGCGGTCGCCGGCTATGCCGGGGCCGGGCTCGAGGCGCTGGCGATGGAATGGATGCCGCGCATCACGCGCGCGCAGTCAATGGACGTCCTGTCCTCGCAGTCGAACCTCGCCGGCTACAAGGCGGTGATCGACGCCGCCGCGGCTTATGGCCGGGCCTTTCCGATGATGATGACCGCGGCGGGCACCGTCAGTCCGGCGCGCGTGTTCGTGATGGGTGTCGGCGTCGCCGGCCTCCAGGCGATTGCGACCGCCAGGCGGCTTGGCGCGCAGGTCAGCGCGACCGACGTCCGCTCGGCCACCAGGGAGCAGATCCAGAGCCTCGGCGCCAAGGCGATCTTCGTCGAGGGCGTGGCGGGGATCGAGGGCGAGGGGCAGGGTGGCTATGCCGGCGAGACCTCCGAGGAATATAGGAAGGCGCAGGCCGAGCTCGTCTCGAGCCACCTTGCCAAGCAGGACATCGTGGTCACCACCGCGCTCATTCCGGGCAAGCCCGCGCCGCGGCTGATCAGCGACGCGCAGGTCGCGACGATGCGGCCCGGAAGCGTGATCGTCGACCTGGCGGCGGGCGCGGGCGGCAACGTCGAGGGCTGCGTTGCGGGAGAGAGCGTCACGCGGCATGGCGTCACCATCATCGGCGCGACCAATCTCGCCCGCTCGCTGCCGGCGGATTCGAGCGCGCTTTACGCCCGCAACCTGTTCAACTTCCTCTCGGCCTTCTGGGACAAGGAGCAGGGCAAGCCCGTGCTTCCCGACGAGGACGAGATCGTGAAGGGCATCCGCCTCACGCGCGGCGGCAAGATCGTGAGCGAGCGCCTGGCCTGA
- a CDS encoding PH domain-containing protein has product MGLFSATEVDTDEIARRYRALLVDGEEVLIAFKTIRDIAFLTDRRLCLVNIQGWIGKKVAIQSIPYRSIVHFSLETAGTFDLEADMVFWLSGSHEPLEIKIGRGSNLAAIQQILAQGIFGRR; this is encoded by the coding sequence ATGGGCCTATTCAGTGCGACCGAGGTCGACACCGACGAGATCGCGCGGCGCTACCGGGCGTTGCTGGTCGACGGCGAGGAAGTGCTGATCGCCTTCAAGACCATCCGCGACATCGCTTTCCTGACCGACCGGCGACTGTGCCTCGTCAACATCCAGGGCTGGATCGGCAAGAAGGTCGCGATCCAGTCGATCCCCTATCGCTCGATCGTCCACTTTTCGCTCGAGACCGCGGGGACCTTCGACCTCGAGGCCGACATGGTCTTCTGGCTGTCGGGCAGCCACGAGCCCCTCGAGATCAAGATCGGCCGGGGCAGCAATCTCGCCGCGATCCAGCAGATCCTCGCGCAAGGGATTTTCGGCAGGAGATAG
- a CDS encoding FAD-dependent oxidoreductase, translated as MDERDLIVVGGGPAGVMTGLLFARAGCRVTVLEKHADFFRDFRGDTVHPSTMEILDQLGWLGDFLQRPHHRLDHAELRIAGRDWTIGDLSHLNTPAPFIAMMPQWEFLDFLRSKAAAFPGFELRMGAPVSDFLQEKGRIVGVRLGDGSERRARLVIAADGRSSLVRERGLLPLETLGAPMDVFWFRVAKTPSGSALRGSVERGRLLVMIDRGDYWQCAFLIPKGQAATLVAGGIGPIREAIAAAAPELDLMELDDVADLKLLSVSLDRLTAWHRPGLLAIGDAAHAMSPIGGVGINLAIQDAVAAANVLAGPLVARDDIDPLLPRVQERRLLPTRLVQAAQKTAQDRIIGRLLQPGPPLADAPWLIKLLDRNPLLRRIPGRMIGLGIRREKVESPAQPD; from the coding sequence GTGGACGAACGCGATCTGATCGTCGTCGGCGGAGGCCCGGCCGGGGTGATGACCGGCCTGCTCTTCGCCCGCGCGGGCTGCCGGGTCACCGTCCTCGAGAAGCACGCCGACTTCTTTCGCGATTTCCGTGGCGACACGGTCCATCCCTCGACGATGGAGATCCTCGACCAGCTGGGCTGGCTTGGTGACTTCCTCCAGCGGCCACACCACCGGCTCGACCATGCCGAGCTGCGCATCGCCGGGCGCGACTGGACCATCGGCGACCTGTCGCACCTCAACACGCCGGCGCCGTTCATCGCGATGATGCCGCAATGGGAGTTTCTCGACTTCCTGCGCAGCAAGGCCGCGGCCTTTCCCGGCTTCGAGCTGCGGATGGGGGCGCCGGTCAGCGACTTCCTCCAAGAAAAAGGGCGCATCGTCGGTGTGCGCCTTGGCGATGGCAGCGAGCGGCGCGCTCGTCTGGTCATCGCGGCGGACGGTCGCTCCTCGCTGGTCCGCGAGCGGGGCCTGCTCCCGCTCGAGACGCTCGGCGCGCCGATGGACGTCTTCTGGTTCCGGGTCGCGAAGACACCGTCCGGAAGCGCGCTTCGCGGCTCGGTCGAGCGCGGGCGCCTGCTCGTGATGATCGACCGCGGCGACTATTGGCAATGCGCCTTCCTGATCCCCAAAGGCCAGGCGGCAACCCTCGTCGCGGGCGGGATCGGCCCGATCCGGGAGGCGATCGCCGCCGCCGCGCCCGAGCTCGACCTGATGGAGCTCGATGACGTCGCGGACCTCAAGCTGCTGAGCGTCTCGCTCGACCGATTGACCGCGTGGCACCGCCCAGGGCTGCTGGCGATCGGCGACGCGGCGCATGCGATGAGCCCGATCGGCGGGGTGGGGATCAATCTTGCGATCCAGGATGCGGTCGCGGCCGCCAATGTGCTGGCGGGCCCGCTCGTCGCCCGGGACGACATCGACCCGCTGCTGCCCAGGGTGCAGGAGCGACGGCTGCTGCCGACCCGGCTGGTGCAGGCGGCGCAGAAGACCGCGCAGGACCGGATCATCGGCCGCCTGCTCCAGCCCGGCCCGCCGCTGGCCGACGCGCCGTGGCTGATCAAGCTGCTCGACCGGAACCCGCTGCTTCGCCGGATCCCCGGGCGGATGATCGGGCTCGGGATTCGCCGCGAGAAGGTCGAAAGCCCGGCTCAACCCGACTGA
- a CDS encoding YbaK/EbsC family protein, translated as MSLASVQAWVATHAPDLAIIEGHGSTATVADAAATLGVEPGRIAKTIALRVGDKTLLLVTRGDARLDNLKCKAAFGGRIRMLDPDATFAATGHVVGGVCPFGLATPLPVYADVSLRAFATVFPAAGSRTASLEITPGRLAELTLADWVDCCTLPQSG; from the coding sequence ATGAGCCTGGCGAGTGTTCAGGCCTGGGTTGCGACCCACGCGCCTGACCTCGCCATCATCGAGGGGCACGGCAGCACGGCGACCGTCGCCGATGCGGCCGCGACCCTCGGCGTCGAACCGGGACGGATCGCCAAGACGATCGCGCTCCGGGTCGGCGACAAGACCCTCCTCCTCGTCACCCGCGGCGACGCGCGGCTCGACAATTTGAAGTGCAAGGCCGCGTTCGGCGGGCGGATCCGGATGCTCGACCCCGACGCCACCTTCGCCGCCACCGGTCATGTCGTCGGCGGCGTCTGCCCCTTCGGCCTCGCCACCCCGCTGCCGGTCTATGCCGACGTCAGCCTGCGCGCCTTCGCCACCGTCTTTCCCGCCGCCGGAAGCCGCACCGCCAGCCTCGAGATCACGCCCGGCCGCCTCGCCGAGCTGACCCTCGCCGACTGGGTCGACTGCTGCACCTTGCCTCAGTCGGGTTGA